A DNA window from Zonotrichia leucophrys gambelii isolate GWCS_2022_RI chromosome 15, RI_Zleu_2.0, whole genome shotgun sequence contains the following coding sequences:
- the CUX2 gene encoding homeobox protein cut-like 2 isoform X6, whose product MHLDVRKGIHLLSPCSNTAAIPTCLFDDPAPVLEAARSLEDRLQQLQRLEPEPPPPLKELSRPWKKHPELSSTKERRDARSPAAEPPLPGPDGKAKAPGTETPLQRHEADKQKGLQEAQVTLAARLGEAEEKIKVLHAALKATQTELLELRCKYDEEAASKADEVAMIMTNLEKANQRAEAAQREVESLREQLAAVNSSLRLACCSPTGTTGQDKVNYSMCSGSRLEAALAAKDREILRLLKDVQHLQSSLQELEESSATQIAELEGQLAAKNEAIEKLEEKLQAQADYEEIKTELSILKAMKVASAGCSLPQASGMARPEALAGLSQPCRRCLRRLSPSRPGSLQSISKAEEALLLGKEAFYPSQKYLLEKPSLLASTEEDHSEDESGKDPLGMEQPYPSPHHAPADDPASPTPLPPLPGPGVAPDGPRTFSLSPFPGAERLSGDPKAPQLPVPGYKSESSSGAPPFPSSFFGAKSSSVHPVPVPATSATSPPGEPSEGSAGSSGEEEQLDTAEIAFQVKEQLLKHNIGQRVFGHYVLGLSQGSVSEILARPKPWHKLTVKGKEPFIKMKQFLSDEQNVLALRTIQVRQRGSITPRIRTPETGSDDAIKSILEQAKKEIESQKGGEPKTPSASQAVANGAGSSSSEDAIKSILEQARREMQAQQQALLDMESGPGGHGGDTAPSERSTLGTVSQNITPALVKQEEASGASPGPPQTPLAVLSPAAFVQSIIRKVKSEIGDAGSYFDQHWASERSLLSRPYTSVSPSLSSSSSSYSSMANGRGWPRGEPGEGGTNEDELQPADEEPQRLSEMKAEGAGAEPAAGGRLSYYPTYVPRTLKPTVPPLTPEQYEMYMYREVDTLELTRQVKEKLAKNGICQRIFGEKVLGLSQGSVSDMLSRPKPWSKLTQKGREPFIRMQLWLTDQLGQGISQQPTPSQASPAEPQPSPSPPPSPSEHEKGCQEPLTLALESSKENQQPESRSTPALGGKMYPNSQGPMGIQEIVAMSPELDTYSITKKVKEVLTDNNLGQRLFGESILGLTQGSVSDLLSRPKPWHKLSLKGREPFVRMQLWLNDPHNVEKLRDMKKLEKKAYLKRRYGLMSAGSDSESPSARSECASPSAPPQDLSLLQIKKPRVVLAPEEKEALKKAYQLEPYPSQQTIELLSFQLNLKTNTVINWFHNYRSRMRREMLVEGAQDNDTDPEQSGTAIPGRRAPHSPDSDPEDHKPVLVGDEPPCAAAPVKVKEEQGDPGGWSRRRDSRSPAGAAEGTGPPHEERGAAPHAAAPSLPRRGGRAGATAGGPQPPPPPPHPDSSQSSAGSSRCSLVVSPTSPSAASSPGLTGSASPGPSSAGPVSPALPPAAGPRLSTSVQRRHEKMANLNNIIHRLERAANREEALEWEF is encoded by the exons GGGCCTGCAGGAAGCTCAGGTCACCTTGGCCGCTcggctgggggaggcagaggagaagaTCAAAGTGCTCCACGCAG CgctgaaggccacgcagacggagctgctggagctgcgcTGTAAATACGACGAGGAAGCGGCGTCCAA GGCGGATGAAGTGGCCATGATCATGACCAACCTTGAAAAAGCCAACCAG CGGGCGGAGGCGGCGCAGAGGGAAGTGGAGAGTTTGAGGGAGCAGCTGGCGGCCGTCAACAGCTCCCTGCGCCTGGCCTGCTGCTCCCCGACGGGCACCACGGGG caggacaAAGTGAACTATTCCATGTGCTCAGGGTCGAGGttggaggcagctctggctgccaaGGACCGGGAGATCCTGCGGCTGCTGAAGGACGTGCAGCACctccagagctctctgcaggagctggaggagtcCTCTGCCACCCAGATCGCTGAGCTGGAGGGACAGCTGGCCGCCAAGAACGAGGCCATTGAG aagctggaggagaagctgcaggcacaggctgaCTACGAGGAGATCAAAACCGAGCTGAG CATCCTGAAGGCGATGAAGGTggcctctgctggctgcagcctgccccAGGCAAGTGGCATGGCGCGTCCCGAGGCGCTGGCCgggctgagccagccctgccgACGGTGCCTCCGCCGCCTGTCCCCATCTCGCCCTGGCTCCTTGCAGAGCATCTCCAAGGCGGAggaggccctgctgctggggaaggaggctTTCTACCCCTCCCAGAAGTACCTGCTGGAGAAGCCCAGCCTGCTGGCCAGCACTG AGGAGGATCACTCCGAAGACGAGTCAGGGAAGGATCCACTGGGCATGGAGCAGCCGTACCCATCCCCTCACCACGCCCCAGCTGATGACCCCGCATCCCCCACTCCCCTCCCGCCGCTGCCTGGCCCTGGCGTGGCCCCTGACGGTCCCCGGACTTTCTCCCTGTCCCCCTTCCCAGGGGCTGAGCGGCTCTCAGGGGACCCCAAggccccccagctccctgtgcccggcTACAAGAGCGAGAGCAGCAGCGGGGCGCcgcccttcccctcctccttcttcGGGGCCAAAAGCAGCTCCGTGCACCCCGTCCCCGTGCcggccaccagtgccaccagcccgCCCGGCGAGCCCTCCGAGGGCAGCGCCGGCAGCTCTGgcgaggaggagcagctggacacGGCCGAAATCGCCTTCCAGgtgaaggagcagctgctgaagcacAACATTGGGCAGAGGGTCTTCGGGCACTACGTGCTGGGGCTGTCGCAGGGCTCCGTCAGCGAGATCCTGGCGCGGCCCAAGCCCTGGCACAAGCTGACGGTGAAGGGCAAGGAGCCGTTCATCAAGATGAAGCAGTTCCTGTCTGACGAGCAGAACGTGCTGGCCCTGAGGACTATCCAGGTGCGCCAGAGAG GTAGCATCACGCCACGGATCAGGACACCGGAGACCGGCTCCGACGACGCCATCAAAAGCATCCTGGAGCAGGCAAAAAAGGAGATTGAGTCGCAGAAGGGAG ggGAGCCCAAAACACCATCAGCATCACAGGCAGTGGCCAACGGggcgggcagcagcagctcggaGGACGCCATCAAGAGCATCCTGGAGCAGGCGCGGCGGGAGATGCAGGCGCAGCAGCAGGCGCTGCTGGACATGGAGTCGGGGCCCGGCGGGCATGGAGGGGACACGGCGCCCTCTGAGCGCTCCACGCTGGGCACCGTCAGCCAGAACATCACCCCCGCCCTGGTCAAGCAGGAGGAGGCCAGCGGGGCCAGCCCTGGCCCGCCGCAGACGCCCCTGGCCGTGCTCTCCCCCGCCGCCTTCGTCCAGAGCATCATCCGCAAGGTGAAGTCGGAGATCGGCGACGCCGGCTCCTACTTCGACCAGCACTGGGCGTCGGAGCGGAGCCTGCTCAGCCGGCCCTACACCTCCGTGTCGCCCTcgctgtcctcctcctcctccagctacTCCAGCATGGCCAACGGCCGGGGCTGGCCGCGGGGGGAGCCCGGTGAGGGCGGCACCAACGAGGACGAGCTGCAGCCGGCGGATGAGGAGCCCCAGCGGCTGTCGGAGATGAAGGCGGAGGGAGCCGGAGCGGAGCCGGCGGCCGGTGGGCGTCTGTCCTACTACCCCACGTACGTGCCACGGACCCTGAAGCCCACGGTGCCGCCGCTGACGCCGGAGCAGTATGAGATGTACATGTACAGGGAGGTGGACACGCTGGAGCTGACCCGGCAGGTCAAGGAGAAGTTGGCCAAGAACGGCATCTGCCAGAGGATCTTCGGAGAGAAG GTGCTGGGACTGTCCCAGGGCAGTGTGAGTGACATGCTGTCGCGGCCCAAACCGTGGAGCAAGCTGACACAGAAGGGTCGGGAGCCCTTCATCCGCATGCAGCTCTGGCTGACAgaccagctgggccaggggatCAGCCAGCAGCCCACACCCTCCCAGG CCAGCCCGGCGGAGCCCCAGCCGTCCCCCTCAccgccccccagcccctccgaGCACGAGAAGGGCTGCCAGGAGCCCCTCACCCTGGCCTTGGAGAGCAGCAAGGAGAACCAGCAGCCCGAGAGCCGCTCGACGCCTGCGCTGGGCGGGAAGATGTATCCCAACAGCCAGGGCCCCATGGGCATCCAGGAGATCGTCGCCATGTCCCCCGAGCTGGACACCTACTCCATCACCAAGAAGGTCAAGGAGGTCCTGACAGACAACAATTTAG GCCAGCGGCTGTTTGGGGAGAGCATCCTGGGCCTGACGCAGGGCTCGGTGTCCGATCTCCTCTCCAGGCCCAAGCCGTGGCACAAGCTGAGCCTGAAGGGGAGGGAGCCCTTCGTGCGCATGCAGCTCTGGCTCAACGACCCCCACAACGTGGAGAAGCTGCGCGACATGAAGAAGCTGGAGAAGAAGG cctACCTGAAGCGCCGGTACGGGCTGATGAGCGCTGGCTCGGACAGCGAGTCCCCCAGCGCGCGCTCCGAGTGCGCCAGCCCCAGCGCGCCGCCGCAGGACCTCAGCCTGCTCCAGATCAAGAAGCCGCGGGTGGTGCTGGCGCCAGAGGAGAAGGAAGCCCTAAAGAAAGCCTACCAGCTGGAGCCATATCCCTCCCAGCAGACCATCGAGCTGCTCTCCTTCCAGCTCAACCTCAAGACCAACACCGTCATCAACTGGTTCCACAACTACAG GTCACGGATGCGCCGAGAGATGCTGGTGGAGGGCGCGCAGGACAATGACACAGACCCGGAGCAGAGTGGGACGGCCATCCCCGGGCGCCGGGCCCCCCACAGCCCCGACTCGGACCCCGAGGACCACAAACCCGTGTTGGTGGGGGACGAGCCCCCCTGTGCGGCTGCGCCCGTGAAGgtgaaggaggagcagggcgATCCGGGCGGCTGGAGCCGCCGGCGGGACTCACGCAGCCCGGCCGGCGCGGCCGAAGGGACCGGACCTCCCCACGAGGAGCGGGGGGCAGCCCCCCACGCCGCCGCCCCCAGCCTCCCGCGGCGGGGAGGCCGCGCCGGTGCCACCGCTGGGGGACCCCAACCGCCGCCACCGCCACCACACCCCGACAGCTCCCAGTCCTCGGCGGGCTCGTCCCGCTGCAGCTTGGTGGTGTCCCCGACGTCGCCCTCGGCAGCTTCCTCGCCCGGCCTCACCGGCTCAGCCTCTCCAGGACCGTCCTCTGCCGGGCCGGTGTCGCCGGCGCTGCCACCGGCTGCCGGCCCCCGGCTCAGCACCAGCGTGCAGCGGCGCCACGAGAAGATGGCCAACCTCAACAACATCATCCACCGCCTGGAGCGGGCTGCCAACCGCGAGGAGGCCCTCGAGTGGGAGTTCTGA
- the CUX2 gene encoding homeobox protein cut-like 2 isoform X5: MCRYRTRFDARRLQVIALCKSSKEAETAFLSVYTQLLGAPDPAPVLEAARSLEDRLQQLQRLEPEPPPPLKELSRPWKKHPELSSTKERRDARSPAAEPPLPGPDGKAKAPGTETPLQRHEADKQKGLQEAQVTLAARLGEAEEKIKVLHAALKATQTELLELRCKYDEEAASKADEVAMIMTNLEKANQRAEAAQREVESLREQLAAVNSSLRLACCSPTGTTGQDKVNYSMCSGSRLEAALAAKDREILRLLKDVQHLQSSLQELEESSATQIAELEGQLAAKNEAIEKLEEKLQAQADYEEIKTELSILKAMKVASAGCSLPQASGMARPEALAGLSQPCRRCLRRLSPSRPGSLQSISKAEEALLLGKEAFYPSQKYLLEKPSLLASTEEDHSEDESGKDPLGMEQPYPSPHHAPADDPASPTPLPPLPGPGVAPDGPRTFSLSPFPGAERLSGDPKAPQLPVPGYKSESSSGAPPFPSSFFGAKSSSVHPVPVPATSATSPPGEPSEGSAGSSGEEEQLDTAEIAFQVKEQLLKHNIGQRVFGHYVLGLSQGSVSEILARPKPWHKLTVKGKEPFIKMKQFLSDEQNVLALRTIQVRQRGSITPRIRTPETGSDDAIKSILEQAKKEIESQKGGEPKTPSASQAVANGAGSSSSEDAIKSILEQARREMQAQQQALLDMESGPGGHGGDTAPSERSTLGTVSQNITPALVKQEEASGASPGPPQTPLAVLSPAAFVQSIIRKVKSEIGDAGSYFDQHWASERSLLSRPYTSVSPSLSSSSSSYSSMANGRGWPRGEPGEGGTNEDELQPADEEPQRLSEMKAEGAGAEPAAGGRLSYYPTYVPRTLKPTVPPLTPEQYEMYMYREVDTLELTRQVKEKLAKNGICQRIFGEKVLGLSQGSVSDMLSRPKPWSKLTQKGREPFIRMQLWLTDQLGQGISQQPTPSQASPAEPQPSPSPPPSPSEHEKGCQEPLTLALESSKENQQPESRSTPALGGKMYPNSQGPMGIQEIVAMSPELDTYSITKKVKEVLTDNNLGQRLFGESILGLTQGSVSDLLSRPKPWHKLSLKGREPFVRMQLWLNDPHNVEKLRDMKKLEKKAYLKRRYGLMSAGSDSESPSARSECASPSAPPQDLSLLQIKKPRVVLAPEEKEALKKAYQLEPYPSQQTIELLSFQLNLKTNTVINWFHNYRSRMRREMLVEGAQDNDTDPEQSGTAIPGRRAPHSPDSDPEDHKPVLVGDEPPCAAAPVKVKEEQGDPGGWSRRRDSRSPAGAAEGTGPPHEERGAAPHAAAPSLPRRGGRAGATAGGPQPPPPPPHPDSSQSSAGSSRCSLVVSPTSPSAASSPGLTGSASPGPSSAGPVSPALPPAAGPRLSTSVQRRHEKMANLNNIIHRLERAANREEALEWEF; this comes from the exons GGGCCTGCAGGAAGCTCAGGTCACCTTGGCCGCTcggctgggggaggcagaggagaagaTCAAAGTGCTCCACGCAG CgctgaaggccacgcagacggagctgctggagctgcgcTGTAAATACGACGAGGAAGCGGCGTCCAA GGCGGATGAAGTGGCCATGATCATGACCAACCTTGAAAAAGCCAACCAG CGGGCGGAGGCGGCGCAGAGGGAAGTGGAGAGTTTGAGGGAGCAGCTGGCGGCCGTCAACAGCTCCCTGCGCCTGGCCTGCTGCTCCCCGACGGGCACCACGGGG caggacaAAGTGAACTATTCCATGTGCTCAGGGTCGAGGttggaggcagctctggctgccaaGGACCGGGAGATCCTGCGGCTGCTGAAGGACGTGCAGCACctccagagctctctgcaggagctggaggagtcCTCTGCCACCCAGATCGCTGAGCTGGAGGGACAGCTGGCCGCCAAGAACGAGGCCATTGAG aagctggaggagaagctgcaggcacaggctgaCTACGAGGAGATCAAAACCGAGCTGAG CATCCTGAAGGCGATGAAGGTggcctctgctggctgcagcctgccccAGGCAAGTGGCATGGCGCGTCCCGAGGCGCTGGCCgggctgagccagccctgccgACGGTGCCTCCGCCGCCTGTCCCCATCTCGCCCTGGCTCCTTGCAGAGCATCTCCAAGGCGGAggaggccctgctgctggggaaggaggctTTCTACCCCTCCCAGAAGTACCTGCTGGAGAAGCCCAGCCTGCTGGCCAGCACTG AGGAGGATCACTCCGAAGACGAGTCAGGGAAGGATCCACTGGGCATGGAGCAGCCGTACCCATCCCCTCACCACGCCCCAGCTGATGACCCCGCATCCCCCACTCCCCTCCCGCCGCTGCCTGGCCCTGGCGTGGCCCCTGACGGTCCCCGGACTTTCTCCCTGTCCCCCTTCCCAGGGGCTGAGCGGCTCTCAGGGGACCCCAAggccccccagctccctgtgcccggcTACAAGAGCGAGAGCAGCAGCGGGGCGCcgcccttcccctcctccttcttcGGGGCCAAAAGCAGCTCCGTGCACCCCGTCCCCGTGCcggccaccagtgccaccagcccgCCCGGCGAGCCCTCCGAGGGCAGCGCCGGCAGCTCTGgcgaggaggagcagctggacacGGCCGAAATCGCCTTCCAGgtgaaggagcagctgctgaagcacAACATTGGGCAGAGGGTCTTCGGGCACTACGTGCTGGGGCTGTCGCAGGGCTCCGTCAGCGAGATCCTGGCGCGGCCCAAGCCCTGGCACAAGCTGACGGTGAAGGGCAAGGAGCCGTTCATCAAGATGAAGCAGTTCCTGTCTGACGAGCAGAACGTGCTGGCCCTGAGGACTATCCAGGTGCGCCAGAGAG GTAGCATCACGCCACGGATCAGGACACCGGAGACCGGCTCCGACGACGCCATCAAAAGCATCCTGGAGCAGGCAAAAAAGGAGATTGAGTCGCAGAAGGGAG ggGAGCCCAAAACACCATCAGCATCACAGGCAGTGGCCAACGGggcgggcagcagcagctcggaGGACGCCATCAAGAGCATCCTGGAGCAGGCGCGGCGGGAGATGCAGGCGCAGCAGCAGGCGCTGCTGGACATGGAGTCGGGGCCCGGCGGGCATGGAGGGGACACGGCGCCCTCTGAGCGCTCCACGCTGGGCACCGTCAGCCAGAACATCACCCCCGCCCTGGTCAAGCAGGAGGAGGCCAGCGGGGCCAGCCCTGGCCCGCCGCAGACGCCCCTGGCCGTGCTCTCCCCCGCCGCCTTCGTCCAGAGCATCATCCGCAAGGTGAAGTCGGAGATCGGCGACGCCGGCTCCTACTTCGACCAGCACTGGGCGTCGGAGCGGAGCCTGCTCAGCCGGCCCTACACCTCCGTGTCGCCCTcgctgtcctcctcctcctccagctacTCCAGCATGGCCAACGGCCGGGGCTGGCCGCGGGGGGAGCCCGGTGAGGGCGGCACCAACGAGGACGAGCTGCAGCCGGCGGATGAGGAGCCCCAGCGGCTGTCGGAGATGAAGGCGGAGGGAGCCGGAGCGGAGCCGGCGGCCGGTGGGCGTCTGTCCTACTACCCCACGTACGTGCCACGGACCCTGAAGCCCACGGTGCCGCCGCTGACGCCGGAGCAGTATGAGATGTACATGTACAGGGAGGTGGACACGCTGGAGCTGACCCGGCAGGTCAAGGAGAAGTTGGCCAAGAACGGCATCTGCCAGAGGATCTTCGGAGAGAAG GTGCTGGGACTGTCCCAGGGCAGTGTGAGTGACATGCTGTCGCGGCCCAAACCGTGGAGCAAGCTGACACAGAAGGGTCGGGAGCCCTTCATCCGCATGCAGCTCTGGCTGACAgaccagctgggccaggggatCAGCCAGCAGCCCACACCCTCCCAGG CCAGCCCGGCGGAGCCCCAGCCGTCCCCCTCAccgccccccagcccctccgaGCACGAGAAGGGCTGCCAGGAGCCCCTCACCCTGGCCTTGGAGAGCAGCAAGGAGAACCAGCAGCCCGAGAGCCGCTCGACGCCTGCGCTGGGCGGGAAGATGTATCCCAACAGCCAGGGCCCCATGGGCATCCAGGAGATCGTCGCCATGTCCCCCGAGCTGGACACCTACTCCATCACCAAGAAGGTCAAGGAGGTCCTGACAGACAACAATTTAG GCCAGCGGCTGTTTGGGGAGAGCATCCTGGGCCTGACGCAGGGCTCGGTGTCCGATCTCCTCTCCAGGCCCAAGCCGTGGCACAAGCTGAGCCTGAAGGGGAGGGAGCCCTTCGTGCGCATGCAGCTCTGGCTCAACGACCCCCACAACGTGGAGAAGCTGCGCGACATGAAGAAGCTGGAGAAGAAGG cctACCTGAAGCGCCGGTACGGGCTGATGAGCGCTGGCTCGGACAGCGAGTCCCCCAGCGCGCGCTCCGAGTGCGCCAGCCCCAGCGCGCCGCCGCAGGACCTCAGCCTGCTCCAGATCAAGAAGCCGCGGGTGGTGCTGGCGCCAGAGGAGAAGGAAGCCCTAAAGAAAGCCTACCAGCTGGAGCCATATCCCTCCCAGCAGACCATCGAGCTGCTCTCCTTCCAGCTCAACCTCAAGACCAACACCGTCATCAACTGGTTCCACAACTACAG GTCACGGATGCGCCGAGAGATGCTGGTGGAGGGCGCGCAGGACAATGACACAGACCCGGAGCAGAGTGGGACGGCCATCCCCGGGCGCCGGGCCCCCCACAGCCCCGACTCGGACCCCGAGGACCACAAACCCGTGTTGGTGGGGGACGAGCCCCCCTGTGCGGCTGCGCCCGTGAAGgtgaaggaggagcagggcgATCCGGGCGGCTGGAGCCGCCGGCGGGACTCACGCAGCCCGGCCGGCGCGGCCGAAGGGACCGGACCTCCCCACGAGGAGCGGGGGGCAGCCCCCCACGCCGCCGCCCCCAGCCTCCCGCGGCGGGGAGGCCGCGCCGGTGCCACCGCTGGGGGACCCCAACCGCCGCCACCGCCACCACACCCCGACAGCTCCCAGTCCTCGGCGGGCTCGTCCCGCTGCAGCTTGGTGGTGTCCCCGACGTCGCCCTCGGCAGCTTCCTCGCCCGGCCTCACCGGCTCAGCCTCTCCAGGACCGTCCTCTGCCGGGCCGGTGTCGCCGGCGCTGCCACCGGCTGCCGGCCCCCGGCTCAGCACCAGCGTGCAGCGGCGCCACGAGAAGATGGCCAACCTCAACAACATCATCCACCGCCTGGAGCGGGCTGCCAACCGCGAGGAGGCCCTCGAGTGGGAGTTCTGA